The following coding sequences are from one Thunnus maccoyii chromosome 17, fThuMac1.1, whole genome shotgun sequence window:
- the LOC121882348 gene encoding alpha-1,6-mannosyl-glycoprotein 2-beta-N-acetylglucosaminyltransferase: MRFRLLKRNLLALLGVFFVVVTLLLSTRVLIVSDNDTSGAGNAVQGNHGVQSGDMVKFNFGSLPELSQSVYNANYKQCIHNADKFPGEPHLVLVVQVHNRPEYLRLLIKSLEKAAEVHSFLLVFSHDYFSEEINAIVQGITFCKVLQIYFPFSTQLYPNEFPGQDPRDCPRDISKDNALKTGCLNAEHPDSYGHYREAFITQTKHHWWWKLHFVWERVQAMQGYSGFAIFLEEDNYILPDFFHFYKSMIEYRKNNCPDCDMMALGNHNGLTDFNKLSNKVLTSGWMSTKHNIGMAISREVYYKLMGCSMDFCTYDDYNWDWTLQHLSGTCISKPLKVLVAQGSRVLHTGDCGLHQKKNCRPEWALQRVEEGLQTAKDGLFPASLALSGAEAVEHKAHMKNGGWGDVRDHILCNNYAKRL, from the coding sequence ATGAGGTTTCGGCTGCTCAAAAGGAATCTGCTCGCGCTGTTGGGTGTTTTCTTTGTAGTTGTGACTCTCCTGTTATCAACACGTGTATTAATCGTTTCCGATAATGACACGAGTGGAGCTGGTAACGCCGTTCAGGGAAATCACGGCGTGCAGTCTGGTGACATGGTGAAGTTTAACTTTGGTTCGCTGCCAGAATTGAGTCAGTCCGTTTACAATGCTAATTACAAACAGTGCATCCACAATGCGGATAAGTTTCCAGGGGAGCCTCATCTGGTGCTGGTTGTGCAGGTCCACAACAGGCCTGAATACCTCAGACTGCTCATCAAGTCACTGGAGAAGGCTGCTGAGGTCCACAGCTTCCTCCTGGTGTTTAGCCATGACTATTTTTCAGAGGAAATAAACGCCATTGTGCAAGGGATAACTTTCTGCAAGGTACTGCAAATTTATTTCCCTTTCAGCACTCAGCTGTATCCCAATGAGTTTCCTGGACAGGATCCACGAGACTGCCCTCGAGACATAAGCAAGGACAACGCTCTGAAAACAGGATGCCTCAACGCAGAACACCCTGACTCCTATGGACACTACAGGGAAGCCTTCATCACCCAAACCAAACACCACTGGTGGTGGAAATTGCACTTTGTGTGGGAGCGAGTGCAGGCGATGCAGGGCTACAGCGGCTTTGCAATCTTCCTGGAGGAGGACAACTACATCTTACCTGACTTTTTCCATTTCTATAAATCAATGATAGAGTACAGGAAGAACAACTGCCCAGACTGTGACATGATGGCTTTGGGTAACCACAATGGCCTGACTGATTTTAACAAGCTGTCCAATAAGGTGTTGACCAGTGGGTGGATGTCCACAAAACACAACATAGGCATGGCCATCTCCAGGGAGGTGTACTACAAGCTGATGGGCTGCAGTATGGACTTCTGCACCTATGATGACTACAACTGGGACTGGACTCTGCAGCACCTCTCGGGAACCTGCATTTCAAAGCCCCTCAAAGTGCTTGTGGCTCAGGGCTCCAGGGTTCTTCACACAGGAGACTGTGGCCTTCACCAGAAGAAGAACTGCAGGCCAGAATGGGCCTTACAGAGGGTCGAGGAGGGCCTTCAGACGGCCAAAGACGGCCTCTTTCCTGCGTCTCTTGCCCTTAGTGGAGCAGAGGCAGTGGAGCACAAGGCACACATGAAGAATGGAGGGTGGGGAGATGTCCGTGACCATATTTTATGCAATAACTATGCCAAACGTCTTTGA